The DNA sequence TTCCGCTGTCAGGGGTTTTAGTAAATTATTGACTTTGGCTGCTACAATAGGGGAACGAGGGATAATATGCTGTTGTTTTAGATAATCAGCAACTGTGATAGTTGTTGCCAGCCCCTGTTTTAATTCCGCTTGTGCCATTGGTTTTCCTCCCCCGGTTTCTCTGGTTTCTCAAGCTTCAAAACTCGCCTGCCTGTCCATGGCCTGGTTGGCCAGAGCATCGGCCCGCTGGTTCTGTTCTCTCGGTATGTGCTGGTAAGTGACCTGGCGAAAATTTCGGGCCAGCTCCTTAACCCGGGCAAAGAGAGGTTTTAAACCCTCATTTTTAACCTTATAGATTCCTTTCAGCTGACGAATCATCAGTTCACTATCAGCCTTCACCACCAGCTCAGTCACCCCCAGGGCCTGAGCTGCTGCCAGTCCCTTGATCAAAGCCGTATATTCAGCTACATTATTGGTTGCCAGCCCGAGAAAATGACAGCCTTCGGTCAGCACCTCTCCCTCCGGGTTTAGCAGTACCCAGCCGCAACCCGCTGGACCGGGATTGCCCCGGGAGCCACCATCGGTAAACAGAATTGCCTTCATGACTAAGCCTCCTATATTTCCTGCCAGGGTTCCTTTTCCCTGGTGGACTGAATGATTTCTACAATCGCCCCGGCGCCGGCGGCCTTCTGCTGTAATTCCCGTACCCAGTAGGGTAGATAGAAGGCTTCAGTGGCAAAATGCCCGGCATCGATAAAACTCAACCCCATCTGCAGCATGTCCTGAGCCTCATGGTACTTGACATCTCCAGTGAGTAAAACATCAGCTCCCTGCATTTTTGCCCGGGCTGCCAGAGAAGCCCCTGAGCCGCTGCAGAGGGCGACTTTTTTCACGGTTTGCTCTGGACTACCACCTAACCGCAGGCGGGCAACCGACACAATTTCCTTGATTCTGGCTGCCAGCTGAGCCAGGGTCAGGGGCTGGGGTAAAAGTCCAATTCGCCCCAGTC is a window from the Carboxydocella sporoproducens DSM 16521 genome containing:
- a CDS encoding ribonuclease HI family protein, which encodes MKAILFTDGGSRGNPGPAGCGWVLLNPEGEVLTEGCHFLGLATNNVAEYTALIKGLAAAQALGVTELVVKADSELMIRQLKGIYKVKNEGLKPLFARVKELARNFRQVTYQHIPREQNQRADALANQAMDRQASFEA